One Paenibacillus sp. FSL W8-0186 genomic window carries:
- a CDS encoding PTS fructose transporter subunit IIA, which produces MNSKPWIIIITHGTFGEELKRSAELIIGELEDVYCFSLLAGMESKALIEHIGSQLTDAPRDSIFLTDLYGGTPSNIGAYFAKKDGYSVICGVNLPMLIEAQTRRSLGEWEGIEDKIIEFGAEGIRNITKIIKERKGSAC; this is translated from the coding sequence ATGAACAGCAAACCGTGGATTATCATCATCACGCACGGGACATTCGGTGAGGAATTAAAGAGAAGCGCGGAACTTATTATCGGAGAATTAGAGGATGTGTATTGCTTTTCTTTATTGGCAGGAATGGAAAGCAAAGCGCTGATTGAACATATTGGTTCCCAGTTAACCGATGCCCCGCGGGATTCCATTTTCCTGACCGATCTGTACGGAGGAACTCCATCAAATATCGGTGCCTATTTTGCAAAAAAGGATGGATACTCCGTCATTTGCGGAGTTAATTTGCCGATGCTGATCGAGGCGCAAACGCGTAGGTCGTTGGGGGAGTGGGAAGGCATCGAAGACAAAATTATTGAATTCGGGGCTGAAGGCATACGCAATATCACCAAAATCATTAAAGAAAGGAAGGGATCTGCATGTTAA
- a CDS encoding PTS sugar transporter subunit IIC, giving the protein MELLVVSIFAGLWYWICKTDIGYAITHAIRQPLFAALPIGLIMGDVKQAMIIGAAVQILYIGLVAAGSNLPADDCLAGLIAIPIAIGSGLTPALAVAIAVPVGVMGVFVDQLRKTVNVIFVHMADRYAEEGNTRKIVLASVVYPTALSFFFRFPIPFFAILYGADAVNSFMNSIPEWLVHGFSVAGGLLPALGFALTMFVIGKKELFPWFVIGYFLVQFSGIPVIGAAIFGLCAVLLITYYNNNKKNLEV; this is encoded by the coding sequence ATGGAATTGCTGGTCGTAAGTATATTTGCGGGTTTGTGGTATTGGATTTGTAAAACGGATATCGGTTATGCAATCACCCATGCGATACGGCAGCCATTGTTTGCCGCTCTCCCCATCGGGCTAATCATGGGCGATGTCAAGCAGGCGATGATTATCGGGGCCGCTGTGCAAATTCTCTATATTGGCCTGGTTGCCGCGGGCTCCAATCTTCCCGCCGATGACTGTCTCGCAGGACTTATCGCTATTCCCATTGCGATCGGTTCCGGGCTTACACCGGCGCTGGCAGTTGCCATAGCCGTGCCCGTAGGTGTCATGGGCGTATTCGTCGATCAATTGCGCAAGACGGTCAATGTCATATTCGTTCATATGGCCGACCGGTATGCGGAGGAAGGAAATACCCGAAAGATTGTGCTTGCTTCCGTCGTTTATCCTACCGCTTTAAGCTTTTTCTTCCGGTTTCCGATTCCGTTTTTCGCTATTCTCTATGGCGCGGATGCCGTTAACTCCTTCATGAACAGCATTCCGGAATGGCTGGTTCACGGTTTCAGTGTGGCCGGTGGTCTGCTGCCAGCTCTCGGTTTCGCTTTGACGATGTTCGTCATTGGGAAAAAAGAACTTTTTCCGTGGTTCGTCATCGGTTACTTCTTAGTTCAATTCAGCGGAATTCCTGTGATCGGAGCAGCTATTTTCGGCTTATGCGCAGTTCTTCTAATCACTTATTACAACAATAATAAGAAGAATTTGGAGGTGTGA
- a CDS encoding cellulase family glycosylhydrolase has product MARKRLKSFATMLLAMAVITASAIVSGGQASAAATPVKGFYVNGTTLYDATGKPFVMRGVNHAHTWFKNDLAAAIPAIAATGANTVRIVLSDGGQWTRDDVASVQNIIALCDQYNLITMLEVHDATGSDSASTLNRAVDYWISIKDALIGKEDRVIVNIANEWFGSWSSDGWASGYQAAIPALRNAGIKNTLVVDAAGWGQYPNSIFEKGLAVASTDPLKNMIFSIHMYEYAGGDAATVKSNIDNALALNIPVIIGEFGHKHSSGDVDEATILSYTQQKGVGWLAWSWYGNGGGVEYLDLATGPAGSLTDWGKTVVNSTYGTLATSQLSGIYTTPGYQPVPDNGNTPVPTVPAAPTGLTAAAGNGQAVLSWNASSGATSYAVKRAAVSGGPYTTIASNVAATSYTDTGLTNGNTYYYVVSAANSAGTSSHSTQASVTPQGTPVPSSSLVLQYRAGDTNSSDNQIKPYFNIKNNGTSPVNLSSLKLRYYFTKDGNQTMNAWIDWAQVGSSNIQTAFGSVSGTNADTYVELSFTAAAGSIAPGGQTGDIQLRISKADWSNFNENNDYSFDATKTSYTDWNKVTLYNNGDLVWGIEP; this is encoded by the coding sequence ATGGCTAGAAAACGGTTGAAGTCTTTTGCCACAATGCTTCTTGCTATGGCCGTCATCACAGCTTCGGCTATTGTTTCCGGCGGGCAAGCATCCGCGGCAGCTACGCCTGTAAAGGGATTTTATGTGAACGGTACAACGCTTTATGATGCGACGGGCAAGCCATTTGTCATGAGAGGGGTCAATCATGCCCACACCTGGTTCAAGAATGATTTGGCAGCAGCTATACCCGCGATCGCCGCGACAGGCGCGAACACCGTAAGAATCGTACTGTCGGATGGGGGACAGTGGACGAGGGACGATGTCGCTTCGGTCCAGAATATCATCGCCTTATGTGATCAATATAATCTCATTACGATGCTCGAAGTACATGATGCGACAGGCTCGGATTCTGCCTCTACGCTGAATCGTGCCGTTGACTATTGGATCAGCATTAAAGATGCGTTAATCGGAAAAGAGGATCGCGTCATCGTCAACATTGCCAATGAATGGTTCGGGTCATGGAGTTCGGATGGCTGGGCAAGCGGTTATCAGGCGGCGATCCCGGCTCTCCGCAATGCTGGCATTAAGAACACGCTCGTTGTGGATGCGGCAGGCTGGGGACAATATCCGAACTCGATCTTTGAAAAAGGATTGGCTGTTGCGAGCACCGATCCGCTGAAAAATATGATCTTCTCTATCCATATGTACGAATATGCAGGCGGCGACGCAGCAACGGTAAAGAGCAACATTGATAATGCCCTGGCCCTAAATATTCCCGTTATCATTGGCGAATTTGGACATAAGCATTCCAGCGGCGATGTGGATGAGGCGACGATCCTGAGCTATACCCAGCAGAAAGGCGTTGGCTGGCTGGCCTGGTCCTGGTATGGCAACGGCGGAGGCGTCGAATATTTGGATCTGGCAACGGGCCCGGCGGGAAGCTTGACGGACTGGGGTAAAACCGTAGTGAACAGCACCTATGGCACACTCGCCACATCTCAGCTTAGCGGAATTTACACAACGCCTGGTTATCAGCCGGTTCCGGATAACGGGAATACTCCGGTGCCAACAGTACCGGCCGCTCCAACAGGCTTAACAGCTGCGGCAGGGAACGGACAAGCCGTATTGAGCTGGAATGCTTCCTCCGGGGCGACAAGTTATGCGGTCAAGAGAGCAGCAGTCAGCGGCGGGCCTTACACGACGATTGCCAGCAACGTTGCAGCTACCAGCTATACGGATACGGGATTGACGAACGGCAATACGTATTATTATGTGGTGAGCGCCGCGAATAGCGCCGGAACAAGCTCCCATTCCACGCAGGCCAGCGTAACTCCCCAAGGTACACCAGTGCCTTCCAGCTCCCTCGTTTTACAATATCGGGCTGGGGATACAAACTCCAGCGACAATCAAATCAAACCGTATTTTAACATCAAAAATAACGGAACGAGCCCTGTCAATCTAAGCAGCCTGAAGCTTCGCTATTACTTTACGAAAGACGGCAATCAAACGATGAACGCCTGGATCGATTGGGCTCAGGTGGGTTCAAGCAACATTCAAACGGCCTTCGGCAGCGTTTCTGGCACGAATGCAGACACCTACGTCGAGCTCAGCTTCACGGCCGCAGCAGGCTCTATTGCTCCCGGCGGGCAGACCGGGGACATCCAACTGCGGATCTCCAAAGCCGACTGGTCCAACTTTAATGAGAACAACGACTACTCCTTCGATGCCACCAAGACTTCATATACCGATTGGAACAAAGTAACATTATACAACAACGGAGATCTGGTCTGGGGAATCGAGCCTTAA
- a CDS encoding PTS sugar transporter subunit IIB, which yields MLNGIKLVRVDFRLIHGQVVTKWSNTVTAKTIIVVNDELSEDEFMADIYVMAAPPGIKVQVLSIASFVEQANAGQYDSGSILVLFKNIEDVRNAVERGIVFAEVQIGGLGAAGNRTSVVKGISIDRDDADNLICMRDRGVEVYFQVTPEETKLSLDKALKKLGG from the coding sequence ATGTTAAACGGAATCAAACTGGTGAGAGTCGACTTTAGATTGATTCACGGACAGGTTGTCACGAAATGGAGCAATACCGTCACGGCCAAAACGATCATCGTTGTTAACGACGAGCTTTCCGAAGACGAGTTTATGGCGGATATTTACGTGATGGCGGCCCCTCCCGGCATCAAGGTGCAAGTGCTATCCATCGCTTCTTTCGTCGAGCAGGCTAACGCCGGGCAGTATGACAGCGGCAGTATTCTCGTACTGTTCAAGAACATTGAAGATGTACGGAATGCGGTGGAGAGGGGCATTGTGTTTGCCGAGGTACAGATTGGCGGACTTGGCGCAGCCGGGAATCGGACATCCGTAGTTAAAGGAATCTCCATTGACCGGGATGATGCAGACAATCTGATCTGCATGAGAGATCGGGGAGTTGAGGTTTACTTCCAGGTGACCCCGGAGGAAACCAAGCTATCGCTGGATAAAGCATTGAAAAAATTGGGGGGATAA
- a CDS encoding SDR family oxidoreductase, translated as MAGDWLNLAGKVIIVTGGSSGIGAKIVQNLSENGAQVVIADIFGSAYNNVDFIQCDITNKLQVEEMIDKVTEKYSRIDGLVNNAGVNRPKLLVDYYYGDKDHEFNEEDFDFMFNVNVKGAFFCAQAAARIMIKQKSGVIVNISSEAGMEGSKGQSIYSATKGALNSFTLSWAKELGRFNLRVIGVSPGINEPTPMGNPEHVKALAYTRGIESGDVSGEYMKMIPLGRRGKLEEISDLVTYLLSDRSSYISGTIVNVTGGKSRG; from the coding sequence ATGGCAGGCGACTGGTTGAATTTGGCGGGGAAGGTCATCATCGTTACAGGGGGAAGCTCGGGTATTGGGGCTAAAATAGTGCAAAATCTCAGTGAGAATGGGGCACAGGTCGTAATCGCTGATATTTTTGGTTCCGCTTACAATAACGTTGATTTTATCCAATGCGATATCACAAACAAGCTGCAGGTAGAAGAAATGATAGACAAGGTAACGGAGAAATATTCCCGGATTGATGGCTTGGTTAACAATGCCGGAGTCAACCGGCCCAAATTGTTAGTGGATTATTATTACGGCGACAAGGATCACGAGTTTAACGAGGAAGATTTTGATTTTATGTTCAACGTTAATGTCAAAGGCGCCTTTTTCTGTGCCCAGGCGGCCGCAAGAATAATGATCAAGCAAAAAAGCGGGGTTATTGTAAACATTAGCTCCGAAGCCGGTATGGAAGGCTCCAAAGGGCAAAGCATTTATTCCGCAACCAAGGGGGCTCTGAATTCCTTCACACTATCGTGGGCGAAGGAGCTCGGTCGTTTCAATCTTCGAGTGATCGGCGTCTCTCCCGGGATCAATGAGCCTACGCCGATGGGCAATCCTGAGCATGTAAAGGCTTTGGCCTATACAAGAGGTATAGAGTCCGGAGATGTTTCCGGAGAATATATGAAAATGATCCCTTTGGGTAGACGAGGAAAGTTGGAAGAAATTTCGGATCTGGTTACGTATCTGTTATCTGATCGATCATCGTATATTTCAGGCACGATTGTAAATGTTACTGGCGGTAAGTCTAGAGGCTAA
- a CDS encoding GntR family transcriptional regulator, translating into MGNLAQYELEKNSPIPLYFQLKEDMIHKIRNEEYKVNDSLPPETQLMKMYGVSRTTVRQAIDLLVSEGYLEKRRGVGTFVTKQQLNQWDLAELRSFNEEASRQGLSARTELLSSERVMANDALKGIFEKESAWFYKLERLRFIENEPSVLVTTYVPADITPGLERFNFSEVSLFATLREHYSLKISFANKTFRAINASAEDAAILKVDPGFAIQLVETVTYDDKDRPIEYSVSRDRGDLNRFKVRLRYKE; encoded by the coding sequence ATGGGTAATTTAGCTCAGTATGAACTGGAAAAAAACAGTCCAATTCCTTTATACTTTCAACTTAAAGAAGATATGATCCATAAAATTAGAAACGAAGAATACAAAGTAAATGACAGCTTGCCTCCCGAAACACAATTAATGAAGATGTATGGAGTCAGCAGAACTACGGTCAGACAGGCTATTGATTTGCTGGTTAGCGAAGGGTATCTGGAAAAGCGAAGAGGGGTAGGAACCTTTGTCACCAAGCAGCAGCTAAACCAGTGGGATCTCGCGGAATTGCGAAGCTTCAATGAGGAAGCCAGTCGGCAAGGACTGAGCGCCAGAACGGAACTGTTAAGCAGCGAGCGCGTTATGGCGAATGATGCCTTGAAGGGCATTTTCGAAAAGGAGTCGGCTTGGTTCTACAAGTTGGAAAGGCTGCGATTTATTGAGAACGAGCCCTCCGTCCTGGTGACAACTTATGTTCCGGCGGATATAACACCTGGGCTGGAACGGTTTAATTTTTCGGAAGTTTCCTTGTTTGCAACACTAAGAGAGCATTATTCTCTTAAAATCAGTTTTGCGAACAAGACCTTTCGGGCGATCAATGCCAGCGCCGAGGATGCCGCGATATTGAAGGTGGATCCAGGATTTGCCATACAATTGGTCGAGACGGTCACTTATGATGACAAAGATAGGCCCATTGAATATTCTGTTTCCAGAGACAGAGGCGATCTTAACCGGTTCAAGGTACGCTTGAGATATAAGGAATGA